The sequence below is a genomic window from Leisingera sp. M658.
GTTGGTCGCCTCGCCCTCTACCTGCGGCGGCCGGGAATAGGCATGTGCCTCGGGGCCAGTATTGCCTTCTGCCAGCAGCTTAGCGGACAGTTCTGCCACCACATCGCCGTTTTCGGCATGCACCATGGCAATGCCGCCCAGCTCTGCCAGCCGCTGGAACGAGGAATACAGCTCGTCATCATTCACCATCAGCGCGCCCTTATAGGCCATGAAGTGCTTGAAGGTGTTGATGCCACGCTCCTGGATCACCGTCTTGATGTCGTCAAAGACCTGCTCGCCCCACCAGGTCACCGCCATGTGGAATGAGTAGTCGCAATTGGCGCGGGTCGATTTGTTGTCCCAGCGCTTCAGCGCATCCAGCAGGCTCTCGCCTGGATTGGGCAGCGCAAAATCCACTACCATAGTGGTGCCGCCCGCCAGCCCGGCACGGGTGCCGCTTTCAAAATCATCCGTGCTGTAGGTGCCCATGAAAGGCATCTCCAGATGGGTATGCGGATCAATCCCGCCCGGCATCACATAACAGCCGGTGGCATCCAGCTCCTCGTCGCCTTTCTGGTTCGGGCCGATCTGCGTGATCACCCCGTTTTCAACCAGAACATCCGCCTTATAGGTCAGATCGGCGGTCACGACAGTGCCGTTCTTGATGACTTTACTCATGGCTATAACTCCCTGAATCGGGGCGTTTATTCACGCCTCCCGTTATTTCTTCCGCTGTCTGGTGCAGCTCTTTTCATCTTTTCCGGAAATACTCCGGGGGAAGCGGCCCAACGGGCCGCGGGGGCAGCGCCCCTATTCCACGATTTCCGCCGTCTCGACCACCGCATGGAACAGCACATTGCCGCCGGCCTCCGCCCAGTCCTTGCTGATCTCCTCGGCCTCGTTGTGGCTGAGACCATCAACGCAGGGACACATCACCATCGCGGTCGGTGCAACCCGGTTGATCCAGCAGGCATCGTGGCCCGCGCCGGAAATCAGATCCTGATGCGAATAGCCCAGCCGCTCTGCCGCACTGCGCACGGCAGTGACACAGCCCTCGTCAAAGGTAACGGGATCAAAGCCGCCCACCTTCTCGAACGCGATTTCAACGCCCATTGCCTCTGCAATCTGGGTGCCCTTCTCGTGCAGCTGGTTTTCCATATCGGTGATCACGTCCAGTTCCGGGCTGCGGAAATCGACGGTGAAAACCACCCTGCCCGGGATCACATTGCGCGAGTTCGGATAAACGTCGATATGACCCGCCGCCCCAACCGCATGAGGCGCGTGGCTCCAGGCAATTTCGTCCACGGTTTCCAGGATCCGCGCCATTGCCAGCCCCGCGTTGCGGCGCATCGGCATCGGGGTGGAGCCGGTATGCGCATCCTTGCCAGTCACCGTCACCTGGGTCCAGCTAAGACCCTGGCCGTGGGTCACCACACCGATGTCCTTGCCCTCAGCCTCCAGGATTGGCCCCTGTTCGATATGCAGCTCAAAGAAGGCGTGCATTTTACGCGCGCCCGTCTCTTCCTCGCCGCGCCAGCCGATGCGTTTCAGCTCATCCCCGAATTTCTTGCCCTCGGCATCTTCGCGGCCGTAAGCCCAATCCTGCGTATGGATTCCCGCAAAGACACCCGAAGACAGCATCGCGGGCGCATAGCGGGTGCCTTCCTCATTGGTGAAATTGGTCGCCACGATCGGATGCTTGGTCTTGATGTTCATATCGTTGAGCGAGCGGATCAGCTCCAGCCCGGCCAGCACCCCAAGCACGCCGTCATATTTACCGCCGGTGGGCTGGGTGTCCAGGTGCGAGCCCACATAGACCGGAAGCGCGTCCGGATCGGTGCCTTCCCTGCGGGCAAACATATTGCCCATCTGATCCAGCCCCATGGTGCAGCCGGCGTCTTCGCACCATTTCTGGAACAGGGCGCGGCCCTCGCCATCTTCGTCTGTCAGCGTCTGGCGGTTGTTACCGCCTGCGACGCCCGGGCCGATCTGGGCCATTTCCATCAGGCTGTCCCACAAACGGTCGCCATTGATCTTCAGATTCTGTCCAAGCGACGTCATCTCAGCTTCCTTCCCTGTGCGCCCGTCTTTGCAGGCTTCAATCGGCTTTGCGCCGTTTAGGTGGCTTTGAGTGCTGGCCGGTTCAGAGCGCCGGTTTTCGCGATTCCGGGCAATGATTTGACCAACTGGTCAAACTCACGCTATCACGGGTTCACTATCAGTCAAGAAATTGCCGCACAGCCCTTGAAAAAATCGGCTCTTTTGCCGGAAACAGGTGAAATTCCGCGCTTCAGCTGGCAGAAGGCGGCAGAAACAGACAGGGACGGACATGCCCGCAGACCGCGCGCCAACCCGAATTCAGAAAAAGAATCGCGCCGCCATCCTGGAGGCCGCGCTGGACGTGTTTTCCAGCCACGGATTCCGCGGCTCCACAGTAGACCAGATCGCTAAGGCTGCCGGCCTGTCAAAGCCGAACCTGCTTTACTACTTCCCCTCCAAGGAGGCGATCTTCAACGAACTGATGTCAGGCTTGCTGGATACCTGGCTCGACCCATTGCGGGCATTGGACCCGGAAGGCGAACCATTGGATGAAATCCTCGCCTATGTGCAGCGCAAACTGCAAATGAGCCGGGATTTTCCGCGCGAAAGCCGGCTGTATGCCAATGAGATTGTACAGGGAGCACCCCGGCTGCATGATGTGATCGCCAGCGACCTGAACGGGCTGGTGGAGGAAAAGGCACAGCTTTTGCAAGGCTGGATGGATGGCGGCCGGATCAACCGCGCGCATCCCAAACATTTGCTGTTTTCGATCTGGTCGCTGACCCAGCATTACGCGGATTTCGATGCCCAGGTACGCACATTGATGGGGGATGAAGACCCGTTCGATGCAGCGCCGCAATACCTGGAAACCTTGTACCGGCGGATGCTTACACCGCAAAGCTGACCCCTGACTGCCAAACGTGACAAAGCGCTCCCGCCCCCGCAGTAACCATCAGCCTTGCTGATGGTTACTGAACGGCGTTGGGCCCGGCACCGCGCCTTGCGCGGTGCCGGGCCCAACGGGAGGAGCGCCTCCGGAAGGAGGCCGACGACGGGCGGGAGAACACCCGGAGCCAGCCCTGGCGGCGGATTACTCCGCAGCCGTGGCTGCCGGGTTGTTCGGATGTGTTGTCCAATTGGCGTAATCGTCCGAGACCACTTCGCCGGTGCGCTCGTCAATCTGGCCCGCGGCCACTTCTTCCATGGTGATACAGCCCTCGACCGGGCAGACATTCACACAAAGATTGCAGGCGACGCATTCGTCGTCCTTCACCGTGAACACCCGGTCCTCGCTCATCGCAATCGCCTGATGCGAAGTGTCCTCGCAGGCTGCAAAACAGCGGCCGCAGCTGATGCAATCGTCCTGATTGATCTTGGCCTTGGCCACGAAATTCAGGTCCAGATACTGCCAGTCGGTCACATTTGGAACCGCCATGCCGATGAAATCCTGGGTAGAGGTGTACCCCTTTTCATCCATCCAGGTGGACAGGCCCGAGATCATTTCCTTCACCACATTGAAGCCATAGGTCATCGCGGCGGTGCAGACCTGCACGTTGCCGGCCCCCATCGCCATGAACTCAGCCGCGTCGCGCCAAGTGGTAACGCCGCCAATCGCCGAAATCGGCAGGTTGCGGGTTTGCGCATCGCGGGCAATCTCTGCCACCATATTCAGCGCAATAGGTTTCACCGCCGGGCCGCAATAGCCGCCATGGGTGCCCTTGCCGCCTATTGTCGGTTCCGGCGCCATGCTGTCGAGATCGACCGAGGTGATCGAATTGATGGTATTGATCAGGCTGACCGCATCGGCATTGCCCGCATTTGCCGCCCGCGCCGGCTGGCGGATGTCTGCGATATTCGGGGTCAGCTTTACGATCACCGGTTTGGAGTAGTATTTCTTGCACCACTCGGTGACCATCTGGATGTATTCCGGCACCTGCCCCACAGCTGAGCCCATGCCACGCTCGGCCATGCCATGCGGGCAGCCGAAGTTCAGCTCAATCCCGTCGGCACCGGTGGCCTCCACCAACGGCAGGATGTCTTTCCAGGCCTGTTCTTCGCACGGCACCATGATCGAGACGATGATGGCGCGGTCCGGATAGTCCTTCTTGACCCGGGTGATTTCCTCAAGGTTGGTCTGCAGGGGGCGGTCGGTGATCAGCTCGATGTTGTTCAACCCCAGCAGGCGGCGGTCGGCGCCCCAGATCGCGCCATAACGCGGGCCGTTCACATTGACCACCGGCGGGCCTTCGGCGCCCAGCGTCTTCCAGACCACACCGCCCCAGCCGGCCTCAAAGGCGCGGCGAACGTTGTATTCCTTGTCGGTTGGCGGCGCCGAGGCCAGCCAGAACGGGTTCGGGGATTTAATCCCCAGAAATTCTGTTGTCAGATCAGCCATTTGATCTCTCCTCTTCAGGCTAGCTTGGCGCAATCAACTTGCGCCGCACTGGCTCAGCCCATCAGGCTGGAGTGAATATCCATTGCAGCATCGCGGCCCTCGGCCACGGCAGTCACGGTGAGGTCCTCGCCCCCCGAGGCGCAGTCGCCCCCGGCCCAGACCCCGGCCATCGACGTGCGCCCGGTCTCCGAGACCTTGATCTTGCGGCCCTCAAGCTCCAGCGCGTCAGGCTGGCCTTCGAGTGTCTGGCCAATGGCCTTGAACACCTGATCGGCAACCAGACGCACGGTCTCGCCGGTGCCGGAAACCTTGCCACCGGCAACTGCAGTATACTCCAGTTCGATCTCAGCAGCAGCACCATTGCCAAGCACTGCCTTGGGCATGACATTGAACATCAGTTTCACGCCTTTGGAGGCGGCCAGATCCTGCTCGAACCGGCTGGCTCCCATGTCCTCACGCCCGCGGCGGTAGGCTATTGTGACGTTTTCAGCACCTAGCAGTTTCGATTGCACTGCGGCGTCCACCGCAGTCATGCCGCCGCCGATCACCACCACATTGCGGCCCACCGGCAGCGCAGTCAGGTCCTCCGCCTGGCGCAGCTCAGCAATGAATTCCACCGCGTCGCGCACGCCGTCCTTATCCTCACCGGGCGCACGCAGGGCATTGACCCCGGCCAGACCGATGGAAAGAAACACCGCGTCATAGCCGGACGCCAGCCCGTCCAGCGACAGATCCCCGCCCAGCTTCTTGCCGTAATCCATTGTAATACCGCCAATCTTCAGCAGCCAATCCACTTCACGCGCAGCAAATCCGTTGGTGGATTTATAGGCTGCAATGCCAAATTCATTGAGGCCGCCTGCCTTGGGTTTGGCATCATAAACCACCACGTCATGGCCAAGCATCGCCAGCCGGTGCGCCGCAGAGAGACCCGCCGGACCTGCCCCGACAACAGCGATTTTTTTGCCGGTTGCTTCGGCGCGGGTGAAAGGATGCACCCCCTTCTCCATCAGCGTGTCGGTGGCAAAGCGCTGCAGGCGGCCGATCTCGACCGGTTTGCCTTCGGCGGTTTCGCGTACGCAGACCTCTTCGCAAAGCGTCTCGGTCGGGCAGACCCGGGCGCACATGCCGCCAAGGATGTTCTGCTCCAGAATGGTCTTGGCCGCGCTTTCGGCATGGCCCGCCTGGATTTCCCGGATGAACTGGGGAATGTCGATGCTGGTCGGACAGGCCGTCATGCAAGGCGCGTCATAGCAGAAATAGCAGCGATCCGCCGCTACGGCTGCCTCATGCGCGTCATAGGCTGGGTGCAGGTCCGAGAAATTCTCAGCAATTCCAGCAGCGTCCAAACGCGCTGCCTGAATGCCGGATGCCTGATGGCTGGTCGCCATTGGGTGTCTCCCTGATTATTACATTCTTCTTGCCTATTAGACTGCCACAGTCTGATTTTTTATCAACTGGTAAAATTTTTACTTGGCGAAAAAAAATGCCGCCCCTGCAGGAACGGCATTCAAAGCTTTGATTTCAGGGCAAAAACGCGTTGCCGGCCTAGGCAGTCATTTGCGCAAGATGGCCGGTTTTCATCCAAACCTGTACACCTTCAGCGCCAGCCGTGGCCTCAAAACGGCAACCCGGCGGCAGCCGAAGCCAGTCCCAGCGCGTGAACGCTTCATCGTTTTCGCTAAAGCTGCCATGCACCACAAATACCTCCACGCCGCCAGCGGCATCCAGGCTGATCGCCTGCCCCGGCGCCCAGGTTTGCAAGGTCACCGTTTCAACACTGTCCTGGAACAGTTCTTGCTGCGCCGCATTGCCCGAGATCCGGGTTTTCACTTCGGTTCGGTCGGCTGGATCGAACTGGTGCAGTTTTACCAGGATCACCGCCCCTTCTGCCGCAGCAGGTGTGTGGCTGGTGGTCGGCGGGTTCCGGATGTAGGAGCCTTTGGGGAAATCCCCGTGTTCGTCCTGAAACACACCGTCCAGCACCAAAAATTCCTCGCCGCCGTCATGCACATGCGGTGCAAAGGCAGAGCCCGGTGCAAACCGGACGATGGTGGTGGCGCGGGCCACTTCTTCGCCAATGCGGTCCAGCATCTTGCGCTCGACCCCAGGCGCCGGGCTTGCCACCCAAGGTGTTTCATCGAAATGCACCGCGGCCCGTTTGGTGAAATCGGCGTTGATCCGCATGTCGCTCTCCCCTGGCTCTGCGCCTTGGAATGTGGCGTCCGGCACGGCCCATGGGAAGAGCGCTCACGAAACCGTGTGACGCATCGCGTCAAGCGGGCAGTACTGCCGTAGCTTCGATTTCCACTTTTGCCTCATCCTCGACCAGAGCGGAAACAACCACCATGGTCATGGCCGGAAAGTGATAGCCCATAATTGCGCGGTAGGCTTTTCCGACTTCTGCCTGATGGGCAAGATATTCGGCCTTGTCGGTCACAAACCATGTGAGCCGGGTGATATCCTGCGCGGACCCGCCTGCGGCTTCGACCACCTCCAGAATATTCTGCAGCGCCTGGCTCATCTGGCCGATGAAATCCTGCGCCTCGAACACCTGATCCGCGGTCCAGCCGATCTGGCCGCCGACAAACAGCAGCTTGCCCTCGGCCACCATACCGTTGGCATAACCTTTGGCGGGCTTCCACCCTTCGGGATGCACGCTGATGGCTGGCATGATGAGGCTCCTTTGCTGATGCGGCCTGCCAGCGACCATACCGTTGCCACGGTATTTATTTCAAGCTTAAAACTTATCACGCTGAAGCTCATCACCCGAGGGCCATTGGCCGCACGGGCAGACGCCCGCACAGCCAAGGTCCCATTTACAGCAGCACGCCGTAATCTTCCTGTGCAAACAGTGGGGCTGCCCCTGCATCAGCCTCATCCAGGCCGCCGACCAGGATGGTCACCGACGCCTCGGAAGTGCCGCCCTGCCCATCGGAGATCGTGTAGGTAAAGCTGTCTTCCAGCACCTCACCGTCAGAGAGCGATTGGATGCCGCCGGCAGCGGTCGGATCGTAAAACAGGGTATCCGTTTCCGCATCATAGGACACCACAGCACCGTATTCACTGGTACTGGCAGCAAGAGCAAAGGTCAGAGCATCTGCATCCGGATCGCTGTCATTGGCCAGCAGATCAAGCACTGCAATTTCAGCGACTTCATCTTCAAAACCATAAGGCAGCTCGACGGGGGAGCCATCGCCTTCGAACACAGTGTACTTTACCGAGTCACCACTATGGTTATCCCCCCAGGTGATGATGAACCGCCCGCCCTCAAGCGCCTCAATTTCGTAATAGCTTTGCGTACCCATGGTTTGCTGGTTGACCACGAATTCATCACCTTGCGGTTCGCCTTCCGAACTGAAAACCCGCGCCCAAACACCTGGATTCCTGGCCCATGCACCCGCTGCCGGATCGCCGTCTCCCGGTGCGCCCCAGACAAAAACGAAATTGCTATCATCAAGCCACGCAACTTTTGGAGGGTTGTTGCCGGGCCCGCCGGCCGCATCCTGATGCACCTGGAATTCATCGACCAGAACCTTTCCCTCCTGGTCGATGATTTTTGCAAAATAGGCAGTACTGCCGGAAACATCCGGGTCATAGAACTTCCAAACAACTAGCAACTGCCCGTCCGGCCCTTCCGTTATATCCGGGAAACTGTCCAGCTGGCCCGCGGGCTTCGTGACATCAAATTCAGCAGCAGCGGTGTTGCCGGTTTTGTCGAACAATTGAACCTTGATCGTATCTGAACCTCCGGAACGGTAATAAGGCTCATAGTCTGGCTGAGACCAAGCAACTGCATACCCGCCGCTTTCAAGAGCGATCACCGAAGGAACGCTGGGGGCGCCAATATCAGGTAGATTGTAAACAATCTCGTCCCCGATTTTTCTGCCGTTGTTGTCAAACAAAGCTATGCGGAAATCGGTCTCCTGAGCATAAGCCGTCCAAACTGCGACGAAGCCGCCGCCTTTCAGTGCGGTTATGTCTACATCTTTGACAGCTTCATCAGCGGCGTCATTGACCACCAATTCCTGAGTTACTGCGTTGCCTTCTTTGTCAAAAATACGGATCGGAAACTCACTTTTGGCATCATCGGCGTCGTAATTGCTGCGCCACCCGATCACAATATTGCCATCGCTAAGAACTGTGACTTCGGGATCGACCTGATAACTCTCAGTGAAACTGTTCACTAGGAACGTTTCAGCAATTACACTGCCGTCGGCATCATAGATTTTGGCCCAAATATCCGATCTTTCATCGGTTCCAATGGCCTTATGCGCCTGCCAGACAACAACATAGCCCCCGTCCTTCATCCCGGCCACGGTTGTCCCCCAAGGAAGAATGGCCCCTGCCCCTTGGACAGTCCATTCAGGCGAAGGAGTATAGCCGCCGAAAGGTTTCAGGCCGCCGTTCAGGTAGTCGTCACCTGCGACAGGCACATCATTTTCACCAGTGAGGGCCACGTTTACTGTGGCCTGAGAACGGTTCCCAAAGGCATCTATTACGTAGTAGGTGAAGCTGTCCTCGAAGACATCCCCCTCTTTCAGGCCTTGCAGCAGGTCCTCGGCGTTGTAGGTGACGATGCCGCCGTCGAAGTCCACCCGAAGACCGCCGGCGCTCACGTCATCGACGCGAACGCGGGAGGTACCGGCGAGCGATTCTCCGTCGTTCTCCAGCAGAGTTTCCAGCGATATTGCAAGCGGGCCTTCGCCTTCTGCCGTGATCTGATCATCCTGCAGTTGCAACCCGGCTGGCGCATTCAGATCTAGGAGAAGCCCGTCTTCTTCAAACAAAAGCGCCTCGACCCCAAGAAGCGTGTCAGTCCCCTGGTCCCCCTCGCTGCCCGCGCGCGACGTGATACACGCCTTGCCGCGGCCGCCGTTGTAGCGGCTCAGATCAAGGTCATAGTCCTGAAAGCTGCCGCTCAGCACCACGGTGTCATAACCACGGCCGGCGTTGATATAGTCATCGCCCGCGCCGCTGCTGATCCTGTCATCCCCGTTGCCGGTCTGGATCCGGTCATTGCCACCGCCGGTAGAAATTTCATTACTGCCGTTCCCGGTTTTGATGCTGTCGGCGCCGTCCCCGGTTTCAATTGCATTTTGCCCGTGCCCAACCTTGATCTTGTTGTTGCCGCCAAGTGACGTGATCGTGTTGTTGCCGTCACCAAGCTGGATTGCATCCTTGCCGGCACCAGTCTGAACTGTGTTGTTGCCGTGATCCGCTTTGACCGCATTGTCACCGCCGCCTGCGTCAATCATGTTATCGCCGTCACCGGCCCTGAGATTGTCCTTTCCGGTACCGGTTTCGACAATATTGCTGCCATCGCCCAGTTTGACGCGGTTGTTCCCGTCCCCTGCATGAATACGGTTGTTGCCGTCGCCAGCCTGGATAACATCGTTCAATCCAGCGGTAGTGATCTCGTTATCGCCGCCGCCAGCCTTGATCTGGGCGCTTCCATCCTGCACCTGCAAAACGTTGTTGCCATCGCCAGCCGAGATTTTGTTGGTGCCGCCAAGATCCGTGACAGAGTTGTCTCCATCCCCAAGCCGAATATCATCACGGCCGGATCCTGCCTGCACAGAGTTGCTGCCATCACCCAGCTTTATGCTGTTGTTCCCGCCGCCGGCTTGAACCTGATTGTCGCCGTCGCCGGCCTGGATGGCATCGTTCTGAGCTGCAGTGCTGATCTGGTTGTCACCGCTGCCGGCCTTGATCTGTGCGCTCCCGTCCAGCAGCTGGAAAACGTTATTGCCATCGCCGGCCGTGATTCTGTTCGCGCCCCCGGCAACGGTGATACTGTTGTTGCCTTCGCCGGTTTGGATCCTGTCTTTGCCGGCCCCTGTGGCAATCTGGTTATCCCCGTCGCCCGTGGTGACGGAGTTGTTGCCGGCCCCTGCATCAATAGTGTTGCTGCCATCGCCGGCAAGGATTTTGTCGTCGCCGCTGCCGGCCGAAATCTGCGAATTGCCGTCGCCGGTACTGATGCCGTTGCGACCGTCGCCGGCTGCTATCGCATTGGCGCCATCGCCAACCAGGATGCGGTCGCTTCCAGCACCCGCCGAGATCCGGTTGCTGCCATCCCCAGTGGTGATCCTGTTGCTCCCGTCACCAGCATCTATAGCATTGTCACCGTCCCCGACGATGATCTTGTCAGCATCCTTGCCGGTCTCAATTGAATTGTTGCCGTCGCCGGCCATGATCGTGTTTTTTCCATCCCCGGCGGAAATACGGCTGGTGCCGTCCTCAACAATAATCTTGTCGTGGCCGCTGCCAGCGGTGATCTTGTTAACGCTGTCCGACAGATCGCTTGCAGTAATTTTGTTGTTGCCGCTGCCGGCATTGATCACATTGCTGCCAGCCCCGACAATGGCGTCATTGCCGCTGCCTGTACCGATCCGGTTGCCGCCGTCGCCGGCATTGATCTTGTTCTTGCCGCCGCCTGCGTTGATCTCATTGGCGCCATCTCCAACGAGAATTTGATCGTTGCCATCAGCCGCTTCGATCTCGTTGTTGCCATCTCCGGCAAGGATTTTGTTGTCGCCGGCGCCCGCCAGAATAACGTAATGCTCGTCGTCTACCAGAATCCGGTCGCCCCCGCTGGTGCCGGTAATACTTTTTGCTGTTCATAATTCCACTCTGAAGCTACCCGGCTGTGACGCTATCCGGCCAGCCCTTTCGAGAGTGTTAAGGAAAAGTGTTCAATTCTATACAACCAAGGACTGCAAGCCGGCAATTGAAATGGCAAGTCTATCCAAAGATAGGATCGCCCGTGCTCAGATACTTGTCTTCTTAAAGATCGCTTCGGGAATGTTACGGATAATCAGCATGATCAGCTGCCAAACAGGCCGCACATACACAACATTCCGGCCTTTGGATGCGGCGGCGGTGATGGCTTTTGCCACCTCTTCAGGCTGAGCAGTCAGCTTGGCCGGCAAGTCCATGCCTTCGGTCATTTGCGTGGCGACAAACCCCGGCAGCACGGTGACAACATGAACGCCTTTGCGGGCCAGCCGGTTGCGAAGCCCGGATAG
It includes:
- a CDS encoding NAD(P)-dependent oxidoreductase; amino-acid sequence: MATSHQASGIQAARLDAAGIAENFSDLHPAYDAHEAAVAADRCYFCYDAPCMTACPTSIDIPQFIREIQAGHAESAAKTILEQNILGGMCARVCPTETLCEEVCVRETAEGKPVEIGRLQRFATDTLMEKGVHPFTRAEATGKKIAVVGAGPAGLSAAHRLAMLGHDVVVYDAKPKAGGLNEFGIAAYKSTNGFAAREVDWLLKIGGITMDYGKKLGGDLSLDGLASGYDAVFLSIGLAGVNALRAPGEDKDGVRDAVEFIAELRQAEDLTALPVGRNVVVIGGGMTAVDAAVQSKLLGAENVTIAYRRGREDMGASRFEQDLAASKGVKLMFNVMPKAVLGNGAAAEIELEYTAVAGGKVSGTGETVRLVADQVFKAIGQTLEGQPDALELEGRKIKVSETGRTSMAGVWAGGDCASGGEDLTVTAVAEGRDAAMDIHSSLMG
- a CDS encoding Zn-dependent hydrolase, with protein sequence MTSLGQNLKINGDRLWDSLMEMAQIGPGVAGGNNRQTLTDEDGEGRALFQKWCEDAGCTMGLDQMGNMFARREGTDPDALPVYVGSHLDTQPTGGKYDGVLGVLAGLELIRSLNDMNIKTKHPIVATNFTNEEGTRYAPAMLSSGVFAGIHTQDWAYGREDAEGKKFGDELKRIGWRGEEETGARKMHAFFELHIEQGPILEAEGKDIGVVTHGQGLSWTQVTVTGKDAHTGSTPMPMRRNAGLAMARILETVDEIAWSHAPHAVGAAGHIDVYPNSRNVIPGRVVFTVDFRSPELDVITDMENQLHEKGTQIAEAMGVEIAFEKVGGFDPVTFDEGCVTAVRSAAERLGYSHQDLISGAGHDACWINRVAPTAMVMCPCVDGLSHNEAEEISKDWAEAGGNVLFHAVVETAEIVE
- the preA gene encoding NAD-dependent dihydropyrimidine dehydrogenase subunit PreA, with translation MADLTTEFLGIKSPNPFWLASAPPTDKEYNVRRAFEAGWGGVVWKTLGAEGPPVVNVNGPRYGAIWGADRRLLGLNNIELITDRPLQTNLEEITRVKKDYPDRAIIVSIMVPCEEQAWKDILPLVEATGADGIELNFGCPHGMAERGMGSAVGQVPEYIQMVTEWCKKYYSKPVIVKLTPNIADIRQPARAANAGNADAVSLINTINSITSVDLDSMAPEPTIGGKGTHGGYCGPAVKPIALNMVAEIARDAQTRNLPISAIGGVTTWRDAAEFMAMGAGNVQVCTAAMTYGFNVVKEMISGLSTWMDEKGYTSTQDFIGMAVPNVTDWQYLDLNFVAKAKINQDDCISCGRCFAACEDTSHQAIAMSEDRVFTVKDDECVACNLCVNVCPVEGCITMEEVAAGQIDERTGEVVSDDYANWTTHPNNPAATAAE
- a CDS encoding TetR family transcriptional regulator C-terminal domain-containing protein, which gives rise to MPADRAPTRIQKKNRAAILEAALDVFSSHGFRGSTVDQIAKAAGLSKPNLLYYFPSKEAIFNELMSGLLDTWLDPLRALDPEGEPLDEILAYVQRKLQMSRDFPRESRLYANEIVQGAPRLHDVIASDLNGLVEEKAQLLQGWMDGGRINRAHPKHLLFSIWSLTQHYADFDAQVRTLMGDEDPFDAAPQYLETLYRRMLTPQS
- a CDS encoding Ig-like domain-containing protein → MIDAGGGDNAVKADHGNNTVQTGAGKDAIQLGDGNNTITSLGGNNKIKVGHGQNAIETGDGADSIKTGNGSNEISTGGGNDRIQTGNGDDRISSGAGDDYINAGRGYDTVVLSGSFQDYDLDLSRYNGGRGKACITSRAGSEGDQGTDTLLGVEALLFEEDGLLLDLNAPAGLQLQDDQITAEGEGPLAISLETLLENDGESLAGTSRVRVDDVSAGGLRVDFDGGIVTYNAEDLLQGLKEGDVFEDSFTYYVIDAFGNRSQATVNVALTGENDVPVAGDDYLNGGLKPFGGYTPSPEWTVQGAGAILPWGTTVAGMKDGGYVVVWQAHKAIGTDERSDIWAKIYDADGSVIAETFLVNSFTESYQVDPEVTVLSDGNIVIGWRSNYDADDAKSEFPIRIFDKEGNAVTQELVVNDAADEAVKDVDITALKGGGFVAVWTAYAQETDFRIALFDNNGRKIGDEIVYNLPDIGAPSVPSVIALESGGYAVAWSQPDYEPYYRSGGSDTIKVQLFDKTGNTAAAEFDVTKPAGQLDSFPDITEGPDGQLLVVWKFYDPDVSGSTAYFAKIIDQEGKVLVDEFQVHQDAAGGPGNNPPKVAWLDDSNFVFVWGAPGDGDPAAGAWARNPGVWARVFSSEGEPQGDEFVVNQQTMGTQSYYEIEALEGGRFIITWGDNHSGDSVKYTVFEGDGSPVELPYGFEDEVAEIAVLDLLANDSDPDADALTFALAASTSEYGAVVSYDAETDTLFYDPTAAGGIQSLSDGEVLEDSFTYTISDGQGGTSEASVTILVGGLDEADAGAAPLFAQEDYGVLL
- a CDS encoding cupin domain-containing protein; translation: MRINADFTKRAAVHFDETPWVASPAPGVERKMLDRIGEEVARATTIVRFAPGSAFAPHVHDGGEEFLVLDGVFQDEHGDFPKGSYIRNPPTTSHTPAAAEGAVILVKLHQFDPADRTEVKTRISGNAAQQELFQDSVETVTLQTWAPGQAISLDAAGGVEVFVVHGSFSENDEAFTRWDWLRLPPGCRFEATAGAEGVQVWMKTGHLAQMTA
- a CDS encoding RidA family protein, which produces MPAISVHPEGWKPAKGYANGMVAEGKLLFVGGQIGWTADQVFEAQDFIGQMSQALQNILEVVEAAGGSAQDITRLTWFVTDKAEYLAHQAEVGKAYRAIMGYHFPAMTMVVVSALVEDEAKVEIEATAVLPA